From the genome of Patagioenas fasciata isolate bPatFas1 chromosome 17, bPatFas1.hap1, whole genome shotgun sequence, one region includes:
- the PITPNM2 gene encoding membrane-associated phosphatidylinositol transfer protein 2 isoform X7: MLIKEYRIPLPMSVEEYRIAQLYMIQKKSREETCGEGSGVEILENRPYMDGPGGNGQYTHKVYHIGMHIPSWFRSILPKAALRVEEESWNAYPYTRTRYTCPFVEKFSIDIETYYKTDSGENVNVFNLSPAEKRQTILDPIDIVKDPIPPHEYKAEEDPKLYKSVKTKRGPLSEDWIQEYKNNPGKYPIMCAYKLCKVEFRYWGMQSKIERFIHDVGLRKVMVRAHRQAWCWQDEWYGLTIEDIRQLEKEAQLMLAQKMAQFCSENDAEQHGVKDNPGEKDVEANTVSPVDTEDATGNSETASGRSLTKQWSTSSKSSRSSKRGASPSRHSISEWRMQSIARDSDDSSDDEFFDAHEDLSDNEEMFPKEITKWSSNDLMDKIETPECDDVQGDLYHEPSAEYRVGSSVERLSIIEDESVQPLMQPSKIHVLLLVLHGGNILDSGSGDQSSKQGDVNTITTVFDTVMRVHYPAALGHIAIRLVPCPAICSEAFSLVSSLSPYSHDEGCLSNSQDHIPLAALPLLATSSPQYQEAVATVIVRANQAYSEFIRSQEGLSFNGQVCLVGDCVGGILGFDALCYSNQTVSESQNSSRRGSIVSVQDTDLLSPGITVNNSYCSSSSNLEASRHLSRSNIDIPRSNGEDPKKQLPRKRSDSSTYELDTIKQHQAFLSSLHSSVLRNDPGSRRSSSSTMLDGGNIGKFEFEITDFFLFGSPLGLVLALRKTVIPALDIFQLRPACQQVYNLFHPADPSASRLEPLLERKFYLLPPFNIPRYQRFPLGDGNSAVLVETIQNNPILLMESSPLGALQHQDSFMETSIPVPVLNWQDVSNKSAGFAERV, translated from the exons aaaaagagcagagaggaGACATGCGGGGAAGGCAGCGGCGTGGAGATCCTGGAGAACAGGCCGTACATGGACGGACCGGGGGGCAACGGGCAGTACACGCACAAAGTCTATCACATCGGGATGCACATACCCAGCTGGTTCCGCTCTATATTGCCCAAGGCAGCTCTGCGAGTGGAAGAGGAATCGTGGAACGCGTATCCTTACACAAGGACAAG GTATACGTGTCCTTTTGTGGAGAAGTTCTCTATTGACATTGAGACGTACTACAAAACTGATTCGGGAGAGAATGTCAACGTGTTCAACCTTTCTCCTGCAGAAAAAAGACAAACCATTCTTG ATCCTATTGATATTGTTAAAGATCCTATCCCTCCACATGAATACAAAGCTGAGGAGGATCCAAAGCTGTATAAATCAGTGAAGACTAAAAGAGGCCCCCTCTCAGAAGACTGGATTCAAGAGTACAAGAACAACCCTGGGAAATACCCCATTATGTGTGCATATAAACTTTGTAAAGTCGAGTTCAGATACTGGGGGATGCAGTCGAAAATCGAGCGGTTTATCCATGATGTTG GCTTGCGGAAGGTGATGGTCCGTGCCCATCGGCAGGCGTGGTGCTGGCAGGACGAATGGTACGGGCTCACCATTGAGGACATCCGGCAGCTGGAGAAGGAGGCGCAGCTGATGCTGGCTCAGAAAATGGCCCAGTTCTGCAGTGAAAACGATGCCGAGCAGCACGGAGTCAAAGACAATCCTGGTGAGAAGGACGTTGAAGCCAACACAGTTTCTCCTGTTGACACCGAGGATGCCACTGGTAACAGCGAAACAGCCTCTGGCAGGTCACTCACCAAGCAGTGGTCCACCTCTTCCAAGTCCTCACGATCTTCAAAGAGAGGAG CAAGCCCCTCACGCCACAGTATCTCCGAGTGGAGGATGCAGAGCATTGCCAGAGATTCAGACGACAGCTCGGATGATGAATTCTTTGATGCGCATG AGGACTTGTCCGACAACGAGGAAATGTTCCCGAAAGAAATAACCAAATGGAGCTCCAATGATCTGATGGATAAAATTGAAACGCCCGAATGTGATGATGTCCAGG GCGACTTGTACCACGAGCCGTCGGCAGAGTACCGTGTGGGCTCCAGCGTGGAAAGGCTCAGCATCATTGAA GATGAATCGGTGCAGCCGTTAATGCAGCCCAGTAAAATCCACGTCCTCCTCTTGGTCCTGCATGGAGGGAACATCCTGGACTCGGGGAGCGGTGACCAGAGCTCTAAGCAAGGGGACGTCAACACCATCACGACGGTGTTTGACACCGTGATGAGGGTCCATTACCCCGCTGCTCTCGGACACATCGCCATCAGGCTGGTCCCTTGCCCAGCCATCTGCTCCGAAGCCTTTTCGCTGGTGTCCAG CCTCAGCCCGTACAGTCACGACGAAGGCTGCCTGTCCAACAGCCAGGATCACATTCCCCTCGCTGCACTCCCTCTGCTCGCAACATCGTCCCCGCAGTACCAAGAAGCTGTAGCCACAGTCATCGTCAGAGCCAACCAGGCCTACAGCGAGTTCATCAGATCCCAGGAGGGCTTGTCCTTCAACGGGCAG GTCTGCTTGGTAGGCGACTGTGTTGGAGGAATCCTGGGATTTGATGCCTTATGCTACAGCAACCAGACAGTGTCCGAGAGCCAGAACAGCAGCCGGCGAGGAAGCATTGTGAGTGTCCAG GATACCGACCTCCTGTCTCCTGGAATAACAGTGAACAACAGCTACTGTTCCAGCAGCTCAAATCTGGAAGCCAGCAGACACCTCAGCAGGAGCAACATTGACATTCCCCGTAGCAACGGAGAAGATCCAAAGAAGCAGCTGCCACGAAAAAGGAGTGATTCATCAACCTATGAACTGGACACGATAAAGCAGCATCAGGCCTTTCTTTCTAG TTTACATTCGAGTGTTCTGAGGAACGACCCGGGATCCAGGCGATCTAGTAGCTCCACGATGTTGGATGGGGGAAATATCGGCAAGTTTGAATTTGAGATCACTGACTTCTTCCTCTTTGGTTCTCCCTTGGGTCTGGTCCTTGCACTGCGAAAAACTGTCATCCCAGCTCTTGACA TCTTTCAGCTCAGACCAGCTTGTCAGCAGGTCTATAACCTGTTCCACCCTGCAGACCCATCCGCTTCACGCCTCGAGCCTCTTTTGGAGAGGAAGTTCTACCTTTTGCCCCCCTTTAATATTCCCCGTTACCAGAGGTTCCCGCTGGGCGATGGCAATTCTGCTGTTCTGG TTGAGACAATCCAGAACAATCCCATCCTCCTGATGGAAAGTAGCCCTCTGGGTGCTCTCCAGCACCAGGACAGCTTCATGGAAACCAGTATCCCCGTTCCCGTACTGAATTGGCAAGATGTTTCCAATAAAAGTGCTGGTTTTGCTGAGCGTGTGTAA
- the PITPNM2 gene encoding membrane-associated phosphatidylinositol transfer protein 2 isoform X8: protein MLIKEYRIPLPMSVEEYRIAQLYMIQKKSREETCGEGSGVEILENRPYMDGPGGNGQYTHKVYHIGMHIPSWFRSILPKAALRVEEESWNAYPYTRTRYTCPFVEKFSIDIETYYKTDSGENVNVFNLSPAEKRQTILDPIDIVKDPIPPHEYKAEEDPKLYKSVKTKRGPLSEDWIQEYKNNPGKYPIMCAYKLCKVEFRYWGMQSKIERFIHDVGLRKVMVRAHRQAWCWQDEWYGLTIEDIRQLEKEAQLMLAQKMAQFCSENDAEQHGVKDNPGEKDVEANTVSPVDTEDATGNSETASGRSLTKQWSTSSKSSRSSKRGASPSRHSISEWRMQSIARDSDDSSDDEFFDAHEDLSDNEEMFPKEITKWSSNDLMDKIETPECDDVQGDLYHEPSAEYRVGSSVERLSIIEDESVQPLMQPSKIHVLLLVLHGGNILDSGSGDQSSKQGDVNTITTVFDTVMRVHYPAALGHIAIRLVPCPAICSEAFSLVSSLSPYSHDEGCLSNSQDHIPLAALPLLATSSPQYQEAVATVIVRANQAYSEFIRSQEGLSFNGQVCLVGDCVGGILGFDALCYSNQTVSESQNSSRRGSIVSVQDTDLLSPGITVNNSYCSSSSNLEASRHLSRSNIDIPRSNGEDPKKQLPRKRSDSSTYELDTIKQHQAFLSSLHSSVLRNDPGSRRSSSSTMLDGGNIGKFEFEITDFFLFGSPLGLVLALRKTVIPALDIFQLRPACQQVYNLFHPADPSASRLEPLLERKFYLLPPFNIPRYQRFPLGDGNSAVLGLKGLKEEE, encoded by the exons aaaaagagcagagaggaGACATGCGGGGAAGGCAGCGGCGTGGAGATCCTGGAGAACAGGCCGTACATGGACGGACCGGGGGGCAACGGGCAGTACACGCACAAAGTCTATCACATCGGGATGCACATACCCAGCTGGTTCCGCTCTATATTGCCCAAGGCAGCTCTGCGAGTGGAAGAGGAATCGTGGAACGCGTATCCTTACACAAGGACAAG GTATACGTGTCCTTTTGTGGAGAAGTTCTCTATTGACATTGAGACGTACTACAAAACTGATTCGGGAGAGAATGTCAACGTGTTCAACCTTTCTCCTGCAGAAAAAAGACAAACCATTCTTG ATCCTATTGATATTGTTAAAGATCCTATCCCTCCACATGAATACAAAGCTGAGGAGGATCCAAAGCTGTATAAATCAGTGAAGACTAAAAGAGGCCCCCTCTCAGAAGACTGGATTCAAGAGTACAAGAACAACCCTGGGAAATACCCCATTATGTGTGCATATAAACTTTGTAAAGTCGAGTTCAGATACTGGGGGATGCAGTCGAAAATCGAGCGGTTTATCCATGATGTTG GCTTGCGGAAGGTGATGGTCCGTGCCCATCGGCAGGCGTGGTGCTGGCAGGACGAATGGTACGGGCTCACCATTGAGGACATCCGGCAGCTGGAGAAGGAGGCGCAGCTGATGCTGGCTCAGAAAATGGCCCAGTTCTGCAGTGAAAACGATGCCGAGCAGCACGGAGTCAAAGACAATCCTGGTGAGAAGGACGTTGAAGCCAACACAGTTTCTCCTGTTGACACCGAGGATGCCACTGGTAACAGCGAAACAGCCTCTGGCAGGTCACTCACCAAGCAGTGGTCCACCTCTTCCAAGTCCTCACGATCTTCAAAGAGAGGAG CAAGCCCCTCACGCCACAGTATCTCCGAGTGGAGGATGCAGAGCATTGCCAGAGATTCAGACGACAGCTCGGATGATGAATTCTTTGATGCGCATG AGGACTTGTCCGACAACGAGGAAATGTTCCCGAAAGAAATAACCAAATGGAGCTCCAATGATCTGATGGATAAAATTGAAACGCCCGAATGTGATGATGTCCAGG GCGACTTGTACCACGAGCCGTCGGCAGAGTACCGTGTGGGCTCCAGCGTGGAAAGGCTCAGCATCATTGAA GATGAATCGGTGCAGCCGTTAATGCAGCCCAGTAAAATCCACGTCCTCCTCTTGGTCCTGCATGGAGGGAACATCCTGGACTCGGGGAGCGGTGACCAGAGCTCTAAGCAAGGGGACGTCAACACCATCACGACGGTGTTTGACACCGTGATGAGGGTCCATTACCCCGCTGCTCTCGGACACATCGCCATCAGGCTGGTCCCTTGCCCAGCCATCTGCTCCGAAGCCTTTTCGCTGGTGTCCAG CCTCAGCCCGTACAGTCACGACGAAGGCTGCCTGTCCAACAGCCAGGATCACATTCCCCTCGCTGCACTCCCTCTGCTCGCAACATCGTCCCCGCAGTACCAAGAAGCTGTAGCCACAGTCATCGTCAGAGCCAACCAGGCCTACAGCGAGTTCATCAGATCCCAGGAGGGCTTGTCCTTCAACGGGCAG GTCTGCTTGGTAGGCGACTGTGTTGGAGGAATCCTGGGATTTGATGCCTTATGCTACAGCAACCAGACAGTGTCCGAGAGCCAGAACAGCAGCCGGCGAGGAAGCATTGTGAGTGTCCAG GATACCGACCTCCTGTCTCCTGGAATAACAGTGAACAACAGCTACTGTTCCAGCAGCTCAAATCTGGAAGCCAGCAGACACCTCAGCAGGAGCAACATTGACATTCCCCGTAGCAACGGAGAAGATCCAAAGAAGCAGCTGCCACGAAAAAGGAGTGATTCATCAACCTATGAACTGGACACGATAAAGCAGCATCAGGCCTTTCTTTCTAG TTTACATTCGAGTGTTCTGAGGAACGACCCGGGATCCAGGCGATCTAGTAGCTCCACGATGTTGGATGGGGGAAATATCGGCAAGTTTGAATTTGAGATCACTGACTTCTTCCTCTTTGGTTCTCCCTTGGGTCTGGTCCTTGCACTGCGAAAAACTGTCATCCCAGCTCTTGACA TCTTTCAGCTCAGACCAGCTTGTCAGCAGGTCTATAACCTGTTCCACCCTGCAGACCCATCCGCTTCACGCCTCGAGCCTCTTTTGGAGAGGAAGTTCTACCTTTTGCCCCCCTTTAATATTCCCCGTTACCAGAGGTTCCCGCTGGGCGATGGCAATTCTGCTGTTCTGG GACTAAAAGGACTAAAAGAAGAGGAATAA